The Paenibacillus beijingensis nucleotide sequence GGCTGGCTGCAAAGCGACATTCCGCAGCTGGGGGACGAGGCCGCCGAGGCTAAGCTTCAACTGCTGCTGGAGTCGATGGTGGTTATGCTGGACGGCATACGAGAATCATACGGCAAGTATATCGATATACAGGAACAAATCGTGTAACGAAGGAGGGAAACAACGATGTTGAAACTGAATCTTCAGCTTTTCGCCTCCAAGAAAGGCGTAGGCTCCACGAAGAACGGACGGGACAGCCAGTCGAAACGTCTGGGCGCAAAACGCGCTGACGGACAAGTGGTAACGGCCGGCAACATTTTGTACCGCCAACGCGGAACGAAAATTCACCCGGGCAACAACGTAGGTATCGGCAAGGACGATACGTTGTTCGCGCTTATTGACGGCGTAGTCAAGTTCGAGCGTTGGGGACGTGACCGCAAAAAAGTGAGCGTATACGCAGTGGAAGTGGCTCCGGTAGCTGCAACTGTAGAAGCTTAACAACCGGCAAGCGACCCGGCCTGACTAGACAGGCCGGGTTTTTTTGTCGGGAAGCGGCAGCAGGACGCCGTCACCCGGGACTTTCCGGTCCGCAGCCGGCCTGCGGCATTCCGGTGAACGCATTTCGTCTCTTAAGAGAGTCACCTTAACCGAGAAAGTGGGATTGTGAAATGAATCGCTTTGGAGCGGCAAAGCTGAGTGCGGCGGTATCCGTGCTGCTGCCGGCGGCTAGCGTCATAATTTGGCCATCCCTGCTGTGGGTGCATGCGGTGTTCGTCTTTTGGCTTGCGGGTGCATCCGCCGTGTGGATTGCCGCCGACCGCAAAGAAGGGGCGGGACGGCTGGAGCGAGCGGTGCAGGCGGTGCAAAAATCGGCCATTCATACGTTGAATCATCATCGCCATGACTGGATGAACGAGCTTCAGGTTCTGTATGGATATATCCGGATGGGTAAGCCGGATAAAGCGGTCGCAAGTGTGGAAAAAATAAGAGACAAGATGGCGATTGAGAGCCGGATCTCGAAGCTTGGCGTTCCGTCTCTGGTCACTTTTATTCAGTCGTTCCGCACATTTTCCCATTCGCTGCAGCTCGATGTGGATATTGATACGGGGCTTCAATTCGAAGATTTGCCGCTTGACCGTCAAGCCATCGCCGATGCTATTGTCGATGTGGTCAATGCTTACCGGTTCCAGGTCAAGCCGGGACCAGGCGAGCCCGCCACATTGCGGCTGAGGATTTACTGCAGCGATAACAGCCTTCAGGTTGAGCTGCATTACGATGGCGATATTAAAGATGAGGATCAGCTGCTTCAAATATTGAAACAACGCCTGCTCGGAACGCCGCTGCAGGCCGCGCGGCTGACGCAGTTCCACCATGTGCTGCTGGAGGCAAAGCTGTCCGCTTGAACGGAGGATTATCATGTTTGTCGATAAGGCAAAAATATTTGTAAAAGGCGGGGATGGCGGAGACGGCATCGTATCGTACCGCCGTGAGAAATATGTCCCTAACGGAGGTCCCGCAGGCGGCGACGGAGGCAAAGGCGGCGACGTCATATTCCGGGTCGACGAAGGGCTGCGCACGCTGATGGATTTCCGCTATCAGAAGCACTTTAAAGCGCAGCGCGGCGAGAAGGGCAAGCCGAAGGGGATGCACGGCGCGGGCGCGGAAGATATGATCGTCCGCATTCCTCCGGGTACCGTCGTCATTGACGACGATACCCAGGAAATTATCGCCGACCTGACCCGTCACGGACAAGAGGTCGTCGTGGCCCGCGGCGGGCGGGGCGGCAGAGGCAACATGCGCTTTGCGACGCCGAACAATCCGGCCCCGGAAATTTCCGAGAACGGCGAAGAAGGTCATGAGCGCTGGCTCGTGCTGGAGCTGAAAGTGATGGCGGACGTCGGTCTGGTCGGGTTCCCGAGCGTCGGCAAATCGACGTTGCTGTCGATTGTTTCGTCGGCTAAGCCGAAAATCGGCGCGTACCACTTCACGACGATTACGCCGAATCTCGGCGTCGTCGACGTCGGCGACGGACAAAGCTTTGTCATGGCCGATTTGCCGGGACTGATCGAAGGAGCCCATGAAGGGGTCGGCCTCGGTCACGAGTTTTTGCGGCACGTCGAACGGACCCGCGTCATTATTCATGTTGTCGATATGGCCGCTACGGAAGAGCGCGACCCCTATGAGGACTGGGTCAAAATCAACGAAGAGCTCGTGCTTTACAACCCGAAGCTGGCGGAGCGCCCGCAGATCATTGCGGCCAACAAGATGGACATGCCGGAAGCGGCGGAGCATCTGGAGGCGTTCAAAGCCCGTCTGGCGGAGACCGCATCGGACCGGGAATATGAGATTGTTCCGATCTCTTCCCTGACGAAGGAAGGTATTCAGGAGCTGCTGTACAAGGCGGCGAAAGCGCTCGAATCGGTGCCGGATGCGCCTGCTGTCGAGGAAGTGAAGGATGTCACCGAGCGCAAAGTGTACAAGCACGAGGCGCGCCAGGAAACGACGTTCCGGGTATACAAAGAAAACGAAGGATTCGTTGTCGAGAGCGAAGCGATCGAGAGTGCGATCAAACGCGTCAACCTCAATTCGTACGATGCGGTGATGCGTTTTGCCCGCATGATGCGTAAGATGGGCGTCGACACCGCCCTGCGCAAAATCGGAGCCAAGGACGGCGATACCGTCCGGATCGGCGATTTCGCGTTTGAATTTTTCGAAGGCAGCGATTACTTCCACGAGTAACGAGCTTCCGCCCTTGCGGCGGGAGCTTTTTTCATCCTTGACACTGAAAAAGATGCCGCTGCGA carries:
- the rpmA gene encoding 50S ribosomal protein L27 — encoded protein: MLKLNLQLFASKKGVGSTKNGRDSQSKRLGAKRADGQVVTAGNILYRQRGTKIHPGNNVGIGKDDTLFALIDGVVKFERWGRDRKKVSVYAVEVAPVAATVEA
- a CDS encoding Spo0B domain-containing protein gives rise to the protein MNRFGAAKLSAAVSVLLPAASVIIWPSLLWVHAVFVFWLAGASAVWIAADRKEGAGRLERAVQAVQKSAIHTLNHHRHDWMNELQVLYGYIRMGKPDKAVASVEKIRDKMAIESRISKLGVPSLVTFIQSFRTFSHSLQLDVDIDTGLQFEDLPLDRQAIADAIVDVVNAYRFQVKPGPGEPATLRLRIYCSDNSLQVELHYDGDIKDEDQLLQILKQRLLGTPLQAARLTQFHHVLLEAKLSA
- the obgE gene encoding GTPase ObgE, which produces MFVDKAKIFVKGGDGGDGIVSYRREKYVPNGGPAGGDGGKGGDVIFRVDEGLRTLMDFRYQKHFKAQRGEKGKPKGMHGAGAEDMIVRIPPGTVVIDDDTQEIIADLTRHGQEVVVARGGRGGRGNMRFATPNNPAPEISENGEEGHERWLVLELKVMADVGLVGFPSVGKSTLLSIVSSAKPKIGAYHFTTITPNLGVVDVGDGQSFVMADLPGLIEGAHEGVGLGHEFLRHVERTRVIIHVVDMAATEERDPYEDWVKINEELVLYNPKLAERPQIIAANKMDMPEAAEHLEAFKARLAETASDREYEIVPISSLTKEGIQELLYKAAKALESVPDAPAVEEVKDVTERKVYKHEARQETTFRVYKENEGFVVESEAIESAIKRVNLNSYDAVMRFARMMRKMGVDTALRKIGAKDGDTVRIGDFAFEFFEGSDYFHE